A single Chaetodon trifascialis isolate fChaTrf1 chromosome 18, fChaTrf1.hap1, whole genome shotgun sequence DNA region contains:
- the ppp1r3g gene encoding protein phosphatase 1 regulatory subunit 3G, with translation MSRSPVRFHAGEESPSPGQSKENGQEEVEDEEGDLDDEVDASQLERFMRDRRRAKSLPAYPAALLDGVSGSSERKRVKFADSMGLNLASVKHFSALEDPQIPSKVLSRHRSFPPQQQDLLNDLCQSFKSSQDTDRLVACFPEPREAERRVQQSRVCLEKITITQFDVRGQIRVFTGCSDKEVGVRYTFNDWLSFVDAQALPVAADQPGFVGERFSFTVYTPPFMDPSSAVHFALYLRSEEGEFWDNNEGQNYTLRYHCMSGSAPFVSSAAFHST, from the coding sequence ATGTCCCGCTCACCTGTCCGCTTCCACGCCGGGGAAGAGTCGCCCTCTCCGGGGCAGTCTAAAGAGAACGgccaggaggaggtggaggacgagGAAGGAGATCTGGACGACGAGGTGGACGCCTCTCAGCTGGAGAGATTTatgagagacaggaggagagccaAGTCCCTGCCCGCGTACCCGGCGGCGCTCCTGGACGGCGTCTCCGGGAGCAGCGAGAGGAAGCGGGTGAAGTTCGCCGACTCCATGGGGCTGAATCTGGCCAGCGTCAAGCACTTCAGCGCGCTGGAGGACCCGCAGATCCCGAGTAAGGTTCTGTCCAGACACAGGAGCTTCCCGCCGCAGCAGCAGGACTTACTGAACGACCTGTGCCAGAGCTTCAAGTCCAGCCAGGACACGGACCGGCTGGTCGCCTGCTTCCCGGAGCCCCGGGAGGCGGAGCGGCGAGTCCAGCAGAGCCGAGTCTGCCTGGAGAAGATCACCATCACCCAGTTTGACGTGCGGGGACAGATCCGAGTCTTTACCGGCTGCAGCGACAAGGAGGTCGGAGTGAGGTACACCTTTAACGACTGGCTCTCCTTCGTGGACGCGCAGGCTCTGCCCGTGGCCGCGGATCAGCCGGGCTTTGTGGGAGAGCGCTTCAGCTTCACCGTGTACACGCCGCCCTTCATGGACCCCAGCTCGGCCGTGCATTTCGCCCTGTACCTGAGGAGTGAGGAGGGCGAGTTCTGGGACAACAACGAGGGACAGAACTACACCCTCAGGTACCACTGCATGTCCGGCTCCGCACCCTTCGTCAGCAGCGCCGCATTCCACTCCACCTGA